A stretch of DNA from Flavobacteriaceae bacterium MAR_2009_75:
AAATTCACTCTTAGCCCCAAAAGTTCATCTTCAACCATATTTATACGTGTGAGGAATATATAATTTATTGATTTGTATAGGTTTAAGAATAATCCAAAATTTCTTGACCATGAACAATAAATTAAAATCCAAATTATGATTATGAAAAAAAATTCACTCAAATGGACCCTGAAGATCGCTGCTTTGGCACTGGGGTTTGCATTTTTGGCATCTTGTGACGATGACGATAATGCGATAGTAGACGAAATGGAAACGCCGACCTGTACCGATGGTATTATGAACGGCGATGAAACAGGTGTTGACTGTGGCGGTACCTGCACCCCCTGTGAAGAAGGCATGGAGTTAGGGCGTAGAGCAGAGCTTTACGTAACCAACAACTCGAATGGACACATCACTAAATATAGTGTTACAGGCGATTCTTTGGTGACCTTTGCTACGGCAACCGAGGCTGCCGAGGGTATTTATTACGACAAAGACGAAGATATTGTGGTACAAGCATCACGTTCTTCATTGCAATTAGAGGCCCACAAAGGTATAAGCATGCTAATGGAAGATACCGATATAGCTGTTGATTTTGCTGGCGCTGCCGATTTAGAAAGCCCAAGAGAGCTTGCTGTTAGCGGGTCTACATATGTAGTTGCTGATAACGGTTCGAACAAGTTTTTCGTGTATTCTAAAGATGGAGATAGCTTTACATTGACCAGTACGGTAAATGTTCCGTTCCCGGTTTGGGGTATAACTTTTAAAGGAAAAGATTTGTATGCCGTTGTTGATACCACTGGTGATTTGGCCGTATACTATGATTTTGAGGCAAACGCCGGTGACGACTTTCTTTATCCTTCAAAAAGAATTACCATCGAAGGTATTGTGCGAACGCACGGTTTGACTTACAGCGGTGCTGACGATGTTATGGTCATGACCGACATAGGTGATGCAGCGAATACTGCCGATGATGGTGGTTTTCATGTAATCAGTGATTTTTCGAGCAAGTTCGATGCACTTTCCGATGGTGAAGTTTTGCCGTTGAGTCAGCAAGTACGAGTTGCAGGTTCTTCAACCTTAATGGGTAACCCGATAGATGTTGCATATGATTCTGAAACCGATGCGGTTTATGTGTCCGAAGTAGGTAATGGTAAAGTGTTAGGTTTTACTTCTATTGATCAGGGTGGTGATTTGGCACCTTCTTTTAATAAAGACTTGGCTGCCGCTTCTTCTATCTATTTCTCCAGTGATGAAACTGATGGCGATACGGGTACCGAATCTGTAAGTCTGCGTACCGAATTGTATACTACCAACAACGCCAACGGAGATATCAATGTGTATGATGCTATGGGAGGTTTGATGAAAACCATAACTTCTGAGTCTAGCGCAACCGAAGGTATCTATTATGCGGCAATGAACGATGCGGTAATTCAGGCGTCAAGATCGAACTTGATGTTAGAGTATTATGATGGTTTCAACGGTCTTGCAGATGGTAGTATGGCTACTGCCGCTTTTGCAGGCAACGCCGATTTGGTCAGCCCAAGAGAGATTGCCGTTTCCGGAGATAAAGTTGTAGTTTCCGATAATGGTGAGAACAAATTCTATGTGTATTCCTATAATGGATCTTCATTTGACCTTGTGAATACATTATCTATCGATTTCAATCTATGGGGAATCACTTTCAAAGGTGATGACTTACTTGCTGTTGTCGATACGACCAGTGATTTGGCCATTTTCAATGATTTCTTGCAAACGAATCAAACGGACGGTGTTATCGCTCCTGACAAGCAAATTACCATTGATGGTATCGTGAGAACGCATGGTATCGATTATAGCGAGGCTGATGATGTTCTTGTAATGACCGATATAGGTGATGCGGCCGATGCGAATACCGATGGTGGTTTTCACGTAATCGTTGGTTTTGAAGCCAAGCTAGATGCTGCTGAAGACGGTGGTTCTATTGCCATGGGTGATCAGGCTAGAATAGCTGGGCCATCAACTTTGATGGGTAACCCAATTGATATCGCTTACGATAATAAGACAAAAACTGTATTTATTGCTGAAGTGGGTAATGGTAAAATACTTGGCTTTACCGATGTTTTAAATGCCAGCGGTGATGTTGCACCTTCAATTAATAACGATTTGATGTCGGCATCTTCAATGTATTTATATAACAATTAATACTATAGATACGTAATCTAAAATGCCTGTGAAGAAAAAGCAGGCATTTTTAAAAGCGAGATACGGGTAAGACGAATATAGACGGCAATACTAATTTTGTGCTGATCAGTTGAAAACCCAGTGTTCGCTATAAAATTAAGACGGAAACAATTGCTATGAAGAAGTTGTTTTGAAAAAGGGGAGACCGATTAGTTCGGTTCTCCCTTTATTTTTGAAAAAACAGGTTTAATGTTGCAACACGATTCGAAAACCCTTTGGTTATTCATCTTTGGTGTTAATTGAAAAAGAAAAATTGAATCGATTATAGTTAATTTGTAAATCTTTGATAGAGCTACAAATAGAAATTACTGGAAGAGGCGGAAACATCCCTTAAAATTAATTATGAAAATCAAATACATCAAAAGAATAGTTGGTCTTTCAGCAGTGCTGGTATGCTGTTCTTATCTGTATTTTGTGATTAATGAAAAACCTTCTCATGACACCTACGCAAAGAAAACCGATGTAAGTATAAGTTCCGATAAATTATTGACTTCCTTCAGTACCAATCAAACCAAGGCAAATACAGACTTTACCGAAAAAACTATAGAGGTGGAGGGCAGTATTAAAAAAATCACCCATGTAAATAATCGTTATACCGTATTATTGCAAGGGCAAAGCGATACTTCACATGTTATATGTGACGTGTTGCCATCGAGCATAGAGAAAGTCAAAAAATTAAAACCGGGGCAGACAGTTCGTTTTAAAGGGGTCTGCAAGGGTTATTTATTAGATGTCATTATGCTGAATTGTATACTAATCAAGGGTTGAATAAATGAATACTATAATTGCGCTTGTTTTTTCCTTTACCTGCTTTTGTGCGTTCTCTCAAGATAAGATTATTGCACGTCAAGGTCAGGTTTCTTTTTTCTCCTATACTTCCGTAGAAAATATTGAGGCGGCCAACAATCAAGTACTTAGCATTATAGACCTTTCTAACGGTGATATCGCAGTAAGTATGTTGATGCGGGCTTTTGTGTTCAAAAAAGCTTTGATGGAAGAGCATTTCAATGAAAGTTATGTAGAGTCGGATCTCTACCCTAAATTGGAATTTGAGGGCGAAATTGTCGATTTTAAGGTAGATGCCACAACGGCCCAGACGAAAATGGTCAAAGGTGAAATGACGCTTCATGGCGTAACTAGAGAAGTAGAGGTAAAGGCCCAAATAGAGCCCAAAGAAAACGCTTATGTATTGTCTGGAGAATTTGATGTCGGCGTTTCTGAATATGAGATAAACGTGCCCCCATTGCTGCGGCCGAATATCGCAAAAGTTATTAATGTTATGTTTAGATTTGAATACGAGCCCTATGAAAATCAATAGATATATCTTTCTATCAATCACAATGTTTTGTGGCATGTATTTGGCCACGGCTCAAGATTTGCTTGAAATTCTGGATAAAGAACTGCCCGATTCGCCACAATATACCCAAGCGACGTTCAAGGCGAACCGTATCACTTTTGGTCAATCTGTAGAAACCAGAAAAAAAGGTACGCTAGAGATCATGTTGAGTACGAAGTACTGGAATAGGGCCGAGAGCAGCAGGCGTAGTTTTGCCTCTGATTTGTTCACCGCCCGTATAGGTTTAGAATATGCTTTTACCGATAGGTTCACGTTTGGCGCAGGTGTAACTTCTTTTGACGGAATCATAAACGGATTGGCCAAATACCGATTGGTTAGACAGCGCGACGACACGAACAAATCGCCTATCAGTATAACCCTTTTTCAAAGCACCTCGTTCTTGACACGCAGTTATGGCAAGATTGTATTGCCCGAAGACAGTTCAGACCGGTTCAATTATGTATCAAAAGTTATCTTTGCCCGAAAATTTGACCGTAATTTTTCATTGCAACTATCGCCTACCTACATTCATGCAAACTCACGACAATTAAACTACGAGACCAATGATTTTTTTGCGATGGGTTTTGCGGGAAGATATAAATTGTCGAACCATGTATCTCTAGCTTCAGAGTATCATTATGTGGCAGGCCGTGACGAGGGTTTACAAGGCTACAATTCATTCGGTTTAGGGGTCAATTGGGAAGTAAGCGATTTAATTTTGCAGTTTTCGTTGACCAACGCCGTTAGCTTCGATGAAACAGGTACTATTTTGTTCGGCCCAGAGAATTTCAATTTTCAAGATGGGGCATTACATATTGGTGTGAGTGCTACCTATATTTTTCATTTGAAAAAACAAAAATTAAGAAAGGATTAGCCCTGTGTGACTGGTTTATAAGAAGTTTAAATAAAAAAATACTGACTCGTATTTTTATTTGTTGAGCCACTTCTTAAATTCGGAGGCTTTGTTTTTTCCTATAATAATATCGATGTCACAATCGGGTGCCATAACTATCTTTAAATTGTTCTTTCCGTAACGAATTATCTTTTCAATAGAAGATATGGCAATGATGAATTGTCTGTTGGCACGATAGAAAAAATCACTGTCCAAATCAGAATAAAGATTGTCGAGACTGTCATTCACCGTTGAGCGTTTTCCTTCAACATCGATTACATAGGTAATCGTGTTTTCGGTATAGATATAGGCAATCTCTTCAATACTAACAGGCAAAAGCTCATGACGTGAATAGGTAAGAATCCTTTTTTTGGTCTCTTCCGTTTTTTTGCTCTCCGCTTTTGCTTCTTGCTTAGGTTTTACTTCGCTCACCTTTTGCTGATACCGGTCTAAGGCTTTGTTCAGTTTAGCAAGGTTAATGACTTCCTCCTCTAAAACCTTCTTCTCCGATTCTAATTTCCGCTCATAAAAACTTCCAATCAGTCGTACTGTAATAACGGAAGATAAAATTATGACGAAGCCCATAATCGTCAAGATGATAAAAAACTTATTTCGAAGTTCGTTGATTTGGTCTGATATCAATTTTAAATTGGCATGTACGCCTACGATCCAGTCAGTATTGGCAACTGGATGCAAAAAGATAACTTCGGTATCCATCTCCCCAGAATCTGGGTTGTCGATATTTTTCGTATCCCCATAATTTTGCAAAAGGTTATAAAAATCTTCTGATGTTATTTCGCCCTCTACTGTTGAAACTATAGATTCATTGGGTGCCATTTTTTGACCGACCCTAGTAATATCTGGGTGACACACTTCTTTACCCGACCAATCGAACATACTTACGAACACCGATGGCAAGTTGGTGCTCTGTATACTTTTTTGAATATTTTGAACTACCGTCTGCTTGTCAAGTCCACTTTCCAATTGGTAGCTGGCCAAACCTGAAATTCCCTTGGCCTCTCTTCTGCCCGATTCGAGTTGGGCGACCAACATCTGATCAGCACTGGCCTTTACGAAATATTGAGCTGCAATGCCCGCAATTATGGTAAATATAATGGCTATGGATAAGAAGGTGAAAAAGTAAAGTCTGTCCTTTCTCATTATTTATTTATCGATAAACGATTTTCAAATATAAACTTTATGGCCATCACAAAATCACTGAAGATGCGAAAGCTAGGTTTTCAATATTTATATAATTTGCTCAAAAGACAATTTTTTTACTCTTACCCAATTGCCTAATGACTCTTTCTCTAAAGAAATAGAGGCAACAAGAACAGTATGTATTCTACCAACATGCATTGCTTTAAAATTTGATTTTTTCTATGATTTAAATTCTCATAAAAAATTTTTCTTGAAAAAAGAAGAGTATAAAAATCCCCAAATCTATAAGAAGTGGTACTTAATCGATAGAACCGTACAACCTATCCTTTTTTAATTATTTTTGATACTATCGGCCGATTGATGGCCATGCTAAAAATTGACCACTACTATGAAAAAGAATTTAATTGCCCTAATGGGCCTGTTTTTGCTATGCAGTCATGATATGTATCTAAAAATGGATACGTATTTCGTAGATGCAAATCAACAAGCAACCATACATCTTTATAACGGAACTTTTGATAAAAGCGAAAATGTTATAGATCGTGATCGAATGTTAGATGCAAGTCTAACAGGTAATGGCGAACGCTATAAGATTACCGATGATCAGTGGAGTGAAAAAGATAGCATAACGATTCTCAGCTTTAAGACAGGAGATTCGGGTACTTGGGTGGCAGGGGTTTCTACCAAGCCGCGAAGTATAGAGATGAAGGCCGATGCTTTTAACAAATATCTTGAACATGACGGTGTTTTAGACATGCTCGAATGGAGGCAAGAGAATAATGCTCTTGACAAAGATGCCGTCGAACAATACTCTAAGCACGTAAAGACGATTTTTCAAGTCGGTGACAAAACTTCTGACGACTGGAATGCAAACTTGGGCTATCCTATAGAGTTTATACCGATGAGCAATCCGTATGACAAGCATACGGGCGATGATTTGAAGGTCAAGCTTTTGTTGAAGGGTGAGCCATTGGCCAATCAATTGGTATATGCCGATTACAAGCCAACCGAGAATGGACATACCCATGACGATTCGAGTGAACATTCACATGCAGATCAAGCACAGGGCCATTCGCATGAAGAAGAGGAACACTCACACTCCGCGACTGCCAATGAGCATTCTCATGATTCAGGAGAGCATTCACACTCACATGAAAAATCAAATGAAGCTGAGCATGGTCACAGTCATGATCACGATAAAGCAGCAGGGCACAGTCACGACCATGATAAAAATAGTACAGAAAGTCATCAGCACACCTCTGGTCAGCAACTAAGAACTGATGAGAATGGGGTGTTGACAATGAGCCTTAAAGCTGATGGTATCTGGTACTTGCGTACAATTCATCTGGCACCTAGCGAAGAAGAAGGTCTTACTCATGAAAGTAACTGGGCGACCTTAACTTTTGAAGTGGTACACGGCCATAGCCACGAGGCGGGTGCCGAAGGTCATGTTCACGAAGAAGAAGATGGTTTTCCATCATACCTATTTTGGATTGGCAGCCTTTTAATACTTGGCGGACTCTTCTTTTGGTTCAACAAGAAAAAAGAGTAAGATGAAATCAAGATTCAATTTCATCACAGCACTCTTATTGTTTTTGGTGCCTTTAGGCCTTATGGCGCACGGGGTCAGCTCTGCCGATCAGGCTACCTTAGATAATGGAGGTTTGCTATCTTATATTTATGTAGGGGCAAAACATATGGTTACCGGCTACGACCATTTGCTCTTTTTGGCAGGGGTAATATTCTATCTCACTGGATTTAAGGATATTGTAAGGTTTATTACCGTTTTCACCTTGGGGCATAGTATCACACTCATAGGGGCTACCTACTTGGGCATAAAAGCAGACGAGCACCTCATAGATGCAGTGATTGCACTGAGTGTTCTTTATAAGGGTTTTGAGAATCTAGGTGGATTCGAGAAAAAACTAAAAATAAAGTCGCCCAATCTTTTATTTATGGTCTTTCTTTTCGGATTGATACATGGTTTCGGCCTATCCACACGATTGCAATCCTTCGAGGTTGGTAAACAGGCGTTTTTGGCCAAGATCGTTTGTTTTAATATTGGGGTGGAACTAGGTCAGGTGCTGGCATTGATACCAATAGTTTTTTTAATTACCCAATGGCAAGGAAAGAGGAGTTACGATTCTTTCTATAAGGCAGCCAATTTTTACCTGATTATCGCAGGTGTAGCATTATTTATTTATCAAATCTATGGTTATATAAATGGGCATTAAGCAATACCTTAAACAAGTATTCACAGGGGGTTTATGTAAACCCAAGGATACCACTGTCTTTGGTCTGCCCGTTCCCCTTGTACGGCTGTTTTTTCTATCCATGGGCTTATGGATGCTACTAAAACCGCTCTATCCGATAATGGAGTACATAAATAACTACGATTACATAGTTGAGGTGCTCTGTGAGAATACAGATCGGCCAACTATGCAGTGTGATGGTAAGTGTTACTTGGCAAAGTTATTGGCAGAAGAAACGGAGCATACCAAAAATCCGTTTGCAGAGAAAACCTTCAAGTACGAGATACATCAAATATTTTCGGAGGTTGAAACCACCAATTTTCCAAAGCTGATTACTTCTAGCAAAAGCTTTATAGACCCCAAAATGTCCTACGGATTATTGTGGGCCGGTGACTGGGCGCCACCACCAGAGGTATCTGTAGTGTAACTATTATTGAGATGTCCGCCTTCATGAAATAAACTACCAGTTTGTTGTTCAATGAAACTTACCCGTAGGGCATCAATTTCAATTAACAACTATTACAAGTCGGCACTAAGATGAAGTACTCCAGTATATTCAAATAGTAGTGGAATGCAAATTTCTAAGCGCCAAACATAAAAATCTATAAATTCAATTACATGATATCATTTTCAATGGCCGGTTTATTTGAACAAAAGGTCATGTTTCGAACCAAAATACTTTTCATGGGTGTACTATTGGGCTTTTTGAGCCTTGAAGTCCATGCAAGCGCTGTTTTAACTGAGAAATCAGATGCAATTGCACAAAACCAAATTCAGGGCAAGGTATTGTCAAATAGTGGCGAGCCCCTGGTCGGGGCCAATATTGTAGAAAAAGGCACGGTGAATGGTGCACTAACAGACTTTAATGGCAATTTTAGCCTAAACGTAGCACAAGACGCTACCCTGATTGTTTCCTATTTAGGGTTTATCACTCAAGAAGTGTCCGTAAGCGATAAATTCGACCTAGTGATTACACTGGCAGAAGATGCCACGGGTCTTGATGAGGTAGTCGTTACGGCCTATGGAACTTCCAATAAAAGAAGTTTTACCGGTTCAGCTACCAAAGTGGCCACCGAGACCCTGACTCGTACTTCGGCAGCCAGCTTTGAAACCGCCTTGCAAGGTAGTGTTTCGGGGGTGAACGTCTATACCACAGGTCAACCAGGGGGTAGTTCAAATGTGCAGATAAGGGGCGTTGGTTCTATAAATGGACTAACTCAGCCACTCTATGTGCTAGATGGTGTTGTCATCAACACCGATAATAATTCTCGTATCGGTGGTAATGGTGCTGTCAACAATCTGAACCCGTTATCGACCATGAATACCTCAGACATTCAAAGTATTACGGTACTTAAAGATGCTGCCGCCGCTTCATTATATGGTTCGCGAGCTGCCAATGGGGTCGTTGTCATCACAACTAAAAAAGGTAAGAACGGAGAAACGGAGCTAACCCTTGGTACGGAGTTTGGCATTACCCGAAACCTTACCGAAGAAAAAACCATTAACAACCAACAGTTTAAGAACCTATGGGAAGAAGGTCAGTTGCACCAATATATTCAGAATAATGAGGATGGTGAGTTTAGCAGAGTGTATGCCGATGGAAATTTGTATAATCAATACGTGGCAATGGCCCAATCTGATTATGAATCGGTCTATGGTGCTTCATTGGCCAATTCCGATTGGTTAGACGCTATTTATAAAACCGGTTCGATACAGAAATACAATCTTTCTGCCCGAGGCGGAAGCGAAAAAACAAAATTTTATATTTCAGGAGATGTATTGGACCAAAAAGGAACCATAATCGAATCGGGCTACAAGCGGTATTCCGGGCGGATCAATTTAGAGAACAAGGCCAAAGATTGGTTGACCATTGGCGCTAATTTGTCCGCTGCTAAATCGGAAAGAAGTACAGGGCAGTACGACGGTGAATATGCCGGCGGTCTAAACCCTTTGTATATGGCTAGGGTATTGCCCCAAGCAGCACCGATTTATGACCCTAATGGCTACGAGGGTTATGCCGATCTACCGAACGATATCGAAAAAAATGCCAACCCGATAGGAGTCATCAAAGTAGGTGAATATGTAAACAACGAATTTCGCGTACGAGGAGATGCCTTTGCGGAATTTAATTTATACGACGGTTTAAAATTCAAGACTACTTTCGGCATCGATCACCAGTCTAATGAAGAATCGCTGTACGACAATAAAGAGTTCGGTGCCGGTGGTGGCGTTTGGAACGGGGTTCTCTATGTTTCTCAAGGGGAGGTGTTTCAATATACAACTTCTAACCTGTTGACCTATAACAAACAAATCGACCGCCATGGTTTCGGTGCCCTTTTGGGGTTTGAAAAACAGGAATCTAAAATGAAGTCCATCAGAAATGCGGGCTACGATATTTTAGACAGCGACCTATTGTCATCAAGTAGTATTGGTTCTCTTTGGTCTTGGAGCGGTTACTCAGAGAATTACTCCCTGTTATCCTACTTCTCAAGATTCAATTATAACTTTGATCAGAAATATTTCCTATCCGCAAGTTATAGAAGAGATGGTTCGTCCCGCTTCGGTAAAGATTCGCGATGGGGCGATTTTTGGTCCGTTTCCGGAGGTTGGATTATATCCGAAGAAAATTTTCTTGAGTCCGAGGCTATAGACTATATGAAGTTAAGGGCTAGTTATGGAACCAATGGAAATTTGCCTCCTGATTATTATGCGCATCTGGCCTTTTTCAATTCTGACGGACAAGGTTACGGAGGAAATTCGGGCCTTACCTACGGGCAATTGGCAAATCCAGACCTTTCTTGGGAGTTAAGCAATAATTTTAATATAGGATTGGATGCTGTTCTTTTTAACGGTTTGAATCTCTCGGTAGAGTACTTTTCAAAAAAGACCCAAGATTTACTGTTAAACATTCCGGTTTCATCTACAACAGGGTTTAGCAATCAATTGCAAAATTTTGGGGAAATGAAAAATAACGGGTGGGAAGTATCGCTCGGTTACACGCCAATTGCTGAACAAGATTTCTCTTGGGAAACCCGATTAAACCTTACAATGCTTTCAAACGAAATCACTAAGTTGAAGGGAGATTTGACACCAAGTTACAACGCCACCAATGGCCAAAACCCAACAATCATTAGGGTGGGCGAAAGTCTCAACTCTTTTTATTTAAGGGATTATGCGGGTGTGAACCCTGATAACGGAATGGCACAATATTATGTGCTGGAAAATGGAAACAGAACAGGTGAAATTACAACTAATGCGGAAGAAGCAGGTTTCGGAATTTTTGGTAAGCCGCTTCAAGATGTTCAAGGTGGTTTTTACAATCAATTGGTGTACAAAGATCTTTCGTTAGATTTTCTTTTCACCTTTGGTATAGGGGGTGAAGCATACGACCGTACGGCATTTAAACGTGACGATGATGGGTTTGCCCCACAGTTTACCAATACGGTGGCACAACTTAACCCATGGAATCCGAATAATACCGATTCAACCGTGCCGATTAGAATAAATGGTAACCCCACTTTTTCGAACGATGTTTCTACACGGCATTTATACAGATCAGATTACCTAAAGCTTAGAAATGTAAAACTCAGCTATAGGTTGCCCAACTATAAGTTATTGCAAGGCGGTACGGTGTATGTTCAAGGTGATAATCTATTGTTGTTTACCGTACTTGATGATTATGACCCAGAGGCGGTGGCCAATGGGGTCAATTTCTTTCAAGTGCCTACGGCCACTAGTATAATCTTAGGGTTACAGTTAAAATTTTAAAATTTAGAAATGAAATATTCCAATTATATAAAAGCGTTTGTTTTTTCTTTTGTGGTCCTGACCATTCACGGATGCAACGAAGATGCGCTCACCCAAACCCCAGACCACGTTATTTCAGAAGATTTGGTAATCAATTCGGTCGATAAGCTTCAGAATCTTTTGACCGGATCGTACAATGAAATTTCGACCGGTGAATATTTAGGCAGGGTACTTTACAAAAGGGCTGCGGTTAAAAGCCCTGATTTTAGGTTCGTGAAAACCATTTATAATCCTCGTGATTATGAGCAAACCGAATACCGTTACGAAGAAAGTAGCAATAATAATGGCAGTGCCGAACTACTTTGGTTAAAGTGTTACAAGGTAATCGGTAACCTCAACCTTATTTTAGACAATATCGATAATGCCGAGGGCAACGATGATGTAAGGCAGCAAATCAAGGCAGAGGCACTTGGGCTAAGGGGAATGGTTTATTTTGATTTGGCCCGTACTTTTGCTTATCCTTGGGCTAAAGAGCAGGGTAGCGCGCAGGGGCTTCCCTTAAAATTAAAATCCGATGAGGTTGTAATCGAACGGAGTAGCCTAGAAGAAACATATGCCCAGATAACTTCCGATTTAAAATTGTCTCTCGAAAGTCTTGGGCCCGATTCATTTACTCAAGGCAGTACCAAATATGTTACACAACTTGGGGTAAAGGCTTTGTTGGCTCGGGTGTACCTTTATCAACAAGATTGGGCAACCGCATTAACCTATGCCCAAGAAGTTCTCGACCAAAAAGATGAAAACGATTTGATGACTCCCGAGAATTATGTTTTTAATGATTATACGACAGAGTCGTTGTTCGAGTTGAGCGTAGAAAGTGAAAATTCGGTTGGTAGTAATGGGCTAGGAGCTCAGTTCGATTTTAGGGATGGGGGTCAAGGTGATGTTATC
This window harbors:
- a CDS encoding HupE/UreJ protein, whose amino-acid sequence is MKSRFNFITALLLFLVPLGLMAHGVSSADQATLDNGGLLSYIYVGAKHMVTGYDHLLFLAGVIFYLTGFKDIVRFITVFTLGHSITLIGATYLGIKADEHLIDAVIALSVLYKGFENLGGFEKKLKIKSPNLLFMVFLFGLIHGFGLSTRLQSFEVGKQAFLAKIVCFNIGVELGQVLALIPIVFLITQWQGKRSYDSFYKAANFYLIIAGVALFIYQIYGYINGH
- a CDS encoding LytTR family transcriptional regulator; the encoded protein is MRKDRLYFFTFLSIAIIFTIIAGIAAQYFVKASADQMLVAQLESGRREAKGISGLASYQLESGLDKQTVVQNIQKSIQSTNLPSVFVSMFDWSGKEVCHPDITRVGQKMAPNESIVSTVEGEITSEDFYNLLQNYGDTKNIDNPDSGEMDTEVIFLHPVANTDWIVGVHANLKLISDQINELRNKFFIILTIMGFVIILSSVITVRLIGSFYERKLESEKKVLEEEVINLAKLNKALDRYQQKVSEVKPKQEAKAESKKTEETKKRILTYSRHELLPVSIEEIAYIYTENTITYVIDVEGKRSTVNDSLDNLYSDLDSDFFYRANRQFIIAISSIEKIIRYGKNNLKIVMAPDCDIDIIIGKNKASEFKKWLNK
- a CDS encoding hypothetical protein (manually curated), whose amino-acid sequence is MLLKPLYPIMEYINNYDYIVEVLCENTDRPTMQCDGKCYLAKLLAEETEHTKNPFAEKTFKYEIHQIFSEVETTNFPKLITSSKSFIDPKMSYGLLWAGDWAPPPEVSVV
- a CDS encoding SusD-like starch-binding protein associating with outer membrane, whose translation is MKYSNYIKAFVFSFVVLTIHGCNEDALTQTPDHVISEDLVINSVDKLQNLLTGSYNEISTGEYLGRVLYKRAAVKSPDFRFVKTIYNPRDYEQTEYRYEESSNNNGSAELLWLKCYKVIGNLNLILDNIDNAEGNDDVRQQIKAEALGLRGMVYFDLARTFAYPWAKEQGSAQGLPLKLKSDEVVIERSSLEETYAQITSDLKLSLESLGPDSFTQGSTKYVTQLGVKALLARVYLYQQDWATALTYAQEVLDQKDENDLMTPENYVFNDYTTESLFELSVESENSVGSNGLGAQFDFRDGGQGDVIATQTFVDLLQEYTGDPRAQLLTEDKEETSQAFVKYVNREGGAGLSIHNIPIIRLSEIFLIAAEACANGAGGGESEALMYLNTLIQKRTTDFDAHSASESGEELKDRIAGERRKEMALEGHGVYDFIRTGRPIIRPESDHVNTGINVNNLNAEAFSAKTIYPIPATEVEASGMEQTEGY
- a CDS encoding YceI-like domain-containing protein — its product is MNTIIALVFSFTCFCAFSQDKIIARQGQVSFFSYTSVENIEAANNQVLSIIDLSNGDIAVSMLMRAFVFKKALMEEHFNESYVESDLYPKLEFEGEIVDFKVDATTAQTKMVKGEMTLHGVTREVEVKAQIEPKENAYVLSGEFDVGVSEYEINVPPLLRPNIAKVINVMFRFEYEPYENQ
- a CDS encoding putative nucleic acid binding protein — encoded protein: MKIKYIKRIVGLSAVLVCCSYLYFVINEKPSHDTYAKKTDVSISSDKLLTSFSTNQTKANTDFTEKTIEVEGSIKKITHVNNRYTVLLQGQSDTSHVICDVLPSSIEKVKKLKPGQTVRFKGVCKGYLLDVIMLNCILIKG
- a CDS encoding TonB-linked SusC/RagA family outer membrane protein, translated to MISFSMAGLFEQKVMFRTKILFMGVLLGFLSLEVHASAVLTEKSDAIAQNQIQGKVLSNSGEPLVGANIVEKGTVNGALTDFNGNFSLNVAQDATLIVSYLGFITQEVSVSDKFDLVITLAEDATGLDEVVVTAYGTSNKRSFTGSATKVATETLTRTSAASFETALQGSVSGVNVYTTGQPGGSSNVQIRGVGSINGLTQPLYVLDGVVINTDNNSRIGGNGAVNNLNPLSTMNTSDIQSITVLKDAAAASLYGSRAANGVVVITTKKGKNGETELTLGTEFGITRNLTEEKTINNQQFKNLWEEGQLHQYIQNNEDGEFSRVYADGNLYNQYVAMAQSDYESVYGASLANSDWLDAIYKTGSIQKYNLSARGGSEKTKFYISGDVLDQKGTIIESGYKRYSGRINLENKAKDWLTIGANLSAAKSERSTGQYDGEYAGGLNPLYMARVLPQAAPIYDPNGYEGYADLPNDIEKNANPIGVIKVGEYVNNEFRVRGDAFAEFNLYDGLKFKTTFGIDHQSNEESLYDNKEFGAGGGVWNGVLYVSQGEVFQYTTSNLLTYNKQIDRHGFGALLGFEKQESKMKSIRNAGYDILDSDLLSSSSIGSLWSWSGYSENYSLLSYFSRFNYNFDQKYFLSASYRRDGSSRFGKDSRWGDFWSVSGGWIISEENFLESEAIDYMKLRASYGTNGNLPPDYYAHLAFFNSDGQGYGGNSGLTYGQLANPDLSWELSNNFNIGLDAVLFNGLNLSVEYFSKKTQDLLLNIPVSSTTGFSNQLQNFGEMKNNGWEVSLGYTPIAEQDFSWETRLNLTMLSNEITKLKGDLTPSYNATNGQNPTIIRVGESLNSFYLRDYAGVNPDNGMAQYYVLENGNRTGEITTNAEEAGFGIFGKPLQDVQGGFYNQLVYKDLSLDFLFTFGIGGEAYDRTAFKRDDDGFAPQFTNTVAQLNPWNPNNTDSTVPIRINGNPTFSNDVSTRHLYRSDYLKLRNVKLSYRLPNYKLLQGGTVYVQGDNLLLFTVLDDYDPEAVANGVNFFQVPTATSIILGLQLKF